The following proteins are encoded in a genomic region of Drosophila bipectinata strain 14024-0381.07 chromosome XL, DbipHiC1v2, whole genome shotgun sequence:
- the LOC138926511 gene encoding uncharacterized protein, with translation MDFLRNEKRLKRDPPLKDRYDSVIQEYIDLGHMTEVSPASNSATYYLPHHAVFKPESMTLAGGLQCFEPVRKRDQSEPHSYAGATSNDVSANLGRPQAKGPLQRILFRSPDGDIRDYELKTVTFSFNYAPFLAIRALQQLAYDEESKYPQASQIIRHFTFGQKCSCKTFGFWI, from the exons atggac TTCCTGCGTAATGAGAAGCGCCTGAAAAGGGACCCGCCCCTTAAGGAccgctatgactcggtaattcaggagtacatcgacttaggccacatgaccgaggtctctcccgcaagcaattccgctacctactatcttccacatcatgccgtcttcaagcccgaaagcaTGACCTTGGCGGgtggtcttcaatgcttcgagcccgtccgcaaacgggaccagtctgaGCCACATTCTTACGCGGGCGCG ACATCGAATgatgtatcggcaaatttgggtagaccccaagcaAAGGGtccgctccaacgtattttgtttcgcagtcccgatggggatatccgcgactacgagttgaaAACGGTCACCTTCAGTTTCAATTATGccccgttcctggcgatccGTGCGCTGCAACAGCTCGCTTacgacgaagagtcgaagtatccgcaggcaagCCAAATTATCCGGCATTTTACGTTcgggcaaaaatgttcatgcaagacatttggcttctggatctag
- the LOC138926512 gene encoding uncharacterized protein, protein MRNEHKSIQITRQVIEVHHRGGFEIRIWSSNSEEVLKSLQDNGNVGSQKPVDFYSTEKDIPWDPHNDMFKFIFRFSKLTREELAENAVPTKREVLQVLMWILDPLGFLSCQTIGLKIHLQHIWWHNFEWDQELPERMLEEWRQWKTILQEIGTIEVPRCFAPATSEPGQVGLHTFFDACEQAYSAVCYLRGATDDKVVMSLVIPKSKRAPLKPLSIPRIELQAAVLGARLDHMVMSTRNLRIDKATYWSDSKTVLQWLTMDPRNFHQFVMYRVAEILETTLVKQWRWISSKLNVADGATKVTGQT, encoded by the coding sequence ATGAGGAACGAACATAAGTCCATCCAGATCACCAGACAAGTAATAGAAGTACATCACAGAGGCGGATTCGAGATCCGTATTTGGTCGTCGAATTCGGAAGAAGTACTTAAAAGCTTGCAGGATAATGGCAACGTTGGAAGCCAAAAGCCCGTGGATTTTTATTCAACAGAAAAGGACATACCCTGGGACCCACATAATGATATGTTCAAGTTTATCTTCAGATTTTCAAAGCTGACGCGTGAAGAGCTTGCGGAAAACGCAGTCCCTACCAAGCGAGAAGTACTACAAGTTCTGATGTGGATTCTCGAtccattgggatttttatcatGCCAGACGATTGGGCTAAAAATACACCTCCAGCACATATGGTGGCACAATTTTGAATGGGATCAAGAGCTACCTGAAAGAATGCTAGAAGAATGGCGCCAATGGAAAACCATTTTGCAAGAGATAGGGACTATCGAGGTCCCTAGATGCTTTGCCCCAGCCACCTCGGAGCCAGGTCAAGTTGGACTCCACACATTTTTCGACGCCTGCGAGCAAGCGTATTCTGCAGTCTGCTACTTGCGTGGGGCAACGGATGACAAAGTCGTCATGTCGTTGGTTATACCGAAATCCAAGAGAGCACCTTTAAAACCACTATCGATTCCGCGTATAGAGCTGCAGGCAGCAGTTTTGGGAGCACGTTTAGACCACATGGTGATGAGCACACGCAACCTACGAATCGACAAAGCCACATACTGGTCGGACTCCAAGACAGTGTTGCAGTGGTTAACTATGGACCCCCGCAACTTTCATCAGTTCGTGATGTACAGAGTCGCCGAAATTCTGGAAACAACACTGGTCAAGCAATGGCGGTGGATTTCTTCAAAGCTGAACGTAGCAGATGGAGCTACCAAGGTCACCGGGCAAACCTAG
- the LOC122321338 gene encoding uncharacterized protein has product MELQAPVMGARLAHKMMSTRNLTMDPRNFHQFVMHRVTEILETTLVELWRWIPSKLNVTDGATKVTGQTQQETWITDPQFLKNDASNWPISKKQESIIDTSEIRKHVMTTHTKSVVMFNANDFSNWRRLYRAVALVLLFTDRLQAKCAGRDMPATATKAHVSKAKMLLYKQSQSIAFAAELKTLSAGTALPKGSRLAGLNAYLDIDRVLRTRGRLNAVDIAEDAITLAHGCRITNLIVRSFHEKYHHLAHETIINDIKNSSYISRLRVLHKSVRNTCQRCKINRAVPRPPHMAPIPRARVGNFERPFTYTGVDYFGP; this is encoded by the coding sequence ATGGAGCTGCAGGCACCAGTTATGGGAGCACGCTTAGCCCACAAGATGATGAGCACACGCAACCTAACTATGGACCCCCGCAACTTTCATCAGTTCGTGATGCACAGAGTCACCGAAATTCTGGAAACAACACTGGTCGAGCTATGGCGGTGGATTCCTTCAAAGTTGAACGTAACAGATGGAGCTACCAAGGTCACCGGGCAAACCCAACAAGAGACGTGGATAACGGACCCGCAGTTCCTGAAGAACGATGCGAGCAACTGGCCAATATCCAAGAAGCAGGAGAGCATCATCGATACCTCGGAGATCCGGAAGCATGTGATGACGACGCATACGAAATCAGTGGTTATGTTCAACGCGAACGATTTCTCAAATTGGCGGCGGTTATACAGAGCTGTGGCGCTAGTACTCCTGTTTACTGATCGGCTGCAAGCGAAATGTGCCGGACGAGACATGCCAGCAACCGCGACAAAGGCTCATGTGAGCAAGGCAAAGATGCTGCTATACAAGCAATCTCAATCCATCGCCTTCGCAGCAGAACTAAAAACGTTATCCGCGGGAACGGCGCTCCCCAAGGGAAGCAGATTAGCCGGATTGAACGCATACCTGGACATCGATAGAGTACTACGAACAAGAGGCAGATTGAACGCAGTTGACATAGCTGAGGACGCCATCACACTAGCTCATGGATGCCGGATAACCAACCTCATAGTTAGGAGCTTCCACGAAAAGTATCACCACCTCGCTCATGAGACTATAATAAACGACATTAAAAATTCATCTTATATCAGCCGGCTACGAGTACTGCACAAATCTGTGCGAAACACATGCCAACGATGCAAGATTAATAGAGCAGTTCCCAGACCACCCCATATGGCACCGATCCCGAGGGCAAGAGTTGGAAACTTCGAGAGGCCGTTCACCTATACAGGCGTTGACTATTTTGGCCCGTAA